Within the Emticicia oligotrophica DSM 17448 genome, the region TGTACTTGAGAGAAGTGATGATTGTAAAAACTTTGTAAAAATTGCAGAAATAAAAGCAAATGGAATTGGTAGTTCGTACGAAAGTATTGATTTACAGCCACTAGCAGGTAAAAGCTGTTATAGATTAGTGTACATTGACAAAGATGGAACAAAGAAATATCTTGATGCAATCGAAGTTAAATTTACCGATACTACCTCTGTTTGTACGGTTTTCCCAAATCCATCAATTCAAGGAAATGAAGTGAGTTTGTATTTAAGGAATATCAAAGAAAAGCAAATCAATTTATTCGATATGCTTGGTCAAAAACTTTCTTATTCATTAAATAAAGAAGAAACTGGAATAATTAAAATTCATCCTGATGTAAATCTCAGTCAAGGTATTCATTTCTTAGTTGTGATAGGAGAAAATGGCAAAAAGTGCATTCAAAAAGTAGTGATTAATCCTTGAGACATTATCTTTGTATTAAAAAATGAATATTTAATGAAAGACTTTAATCTAAAATCATATCATATTAGAGGAATGAATGCTGCTTCTGAAGAAGAAAAATTAGCCATTAATCAAGAACTCAAAGATTTATACGCTAGCCTTTCGGAAGAAGATAAAGTTGATTTTAATGAACAACTTCAAACGTTTATTATCAAAGAAATGGCCGCCATAAAATCGGTTTATGATGCTGCTCAAAGTGATGATTTGAACTAAAAAAAGCCCCATTGCACAAGCAATGGGGCTTTCTATTTGGAAAAAACGATTAAATCACTTCTAAAATTCTTTCCATAGAAACGGCATAACCAATTTTCTCTTTCAATTCGCTGATGTGTACACGTTCTTGTTCCATAGAGTCACGGTGACGAATCGTTACGGTTTCATCTTCCATTGTTTGGTAATCAACAGCAATACAAAATGGTGTACCAATTAAATCTTGGCGAGTATAACGTTTTCCAATGGCACCGCCTTCATCATAAACCGTACGGAATGAAGATTTCAAAGAGTTGGCAATTGCTTCAGCTTTTTCAGCTAAACCATCTTTCTTTACTAATGGTAATACTGCTGCTTTGATTGGAGCCAATGCAGGGTGTAATTTTAGATATACACGTTCTTTTTCATTTTCACCATCCCCAACAGTTTCTTTCGTAAACGCCTCACAGAAAGTAGCTAAGAATAGACGGTCAGCTCCAACCGAAGTTTCTACAACGTATGGAATATAATTACCATAAGGTTTACCATTTTCGTCTAAATCTGCATCAAAATATTGTTGTTTCTTTTTCGAAAGTTCTTGGTGATTGCGTAAGTCGAAATCAGTACGTGAGTGAATTCCCTCAATTTCACGGAAACCAAATGGGAATTCATACTCAATATCAACTGCCGCATTGGCATAGTGAGCCAATTTTTCGTGGTCATGGTATTTTAATCTCTCAGTTGGTAAACCAACCGCCTTGTGGAATTTCAAACGTGTTTCTTTCCATGCCTTATACCATTCCATTTCTGTTCCAGGGCGTACGAAAAATTGCATTTCCATTTGTTCGAATTCACGCATACGGAAAGTAAACTGACGAGCCACAATTTCATTACGGAAAGCCTTACCGATTTGAGCAATACCAAATGGCACTTTCATGCGACCAGTTTTTTGTACATTCAAGAAGTTTACAAAAATACCTTGTGCTGTTTCTGGGCGTAAGTAAATCAAGCTCGATTCTTCTGCCACCGAACCAACTTGCGTTGAGAACATCAAGTTAAATTGACGAACGTCTGTCCAGTTAGAAGTGCCAGAAATCGGACATTTAATTCCTTCCGAAATAATTAAATCACGTACTCCTGCTAAATCCTCAGCTCCAAGTAAACGACCCATTTCGGCTAAAAGAACTTTTGCTTTTTCAGTTTCGCCAGCTTTTTCAAGTTCCTCAGCTTTTCCTTCCAAAAGTTGGTCAGCACGATAACGCTTTTTACTGTCTTTGTTATCAATCATTGGGTCGTTGAAACCATCTACGTGCCCCGAAGCTTTCCAAGTAAGGGGGTGCATGAAGATTGCTGCATCAATACCAACGATATTATCGTGCAATTGAGTCATGGCTTTCCACCATGCTGCTTTCAAGTTATTTTTTAGTTCAACACCATTCTGACCGTAGTCATAAACGGCTTGAAGACCATCATAAATTTCAGATGAAGGAAAGACAAAGCCATATTCTTTGGCATGGCTGATGATATCTTGTAGACTATTTGCTACTGCTGGTTTACTCATTATAATTTATTTAACTATTAGAATCGAAAATATTTTCACAAAATTAACGAAAACCTTGCAAATACTTTGCCTATGAAGTAAATTTTGCCAACAAACAATTTTTGCTGCTGTAAATATGAAAAAACTTACGAATTTTATTCGTAGCCTCCTGAGCGTTTCGCCATCTGAGGCTAAAGGCGTAGTTATAATTTTCTCTGCTATTATTCTTCTCATTCTACTAATGTTTTTTTCGGAGAAATATTTTAGCAATTCTCAACAAAGTCTTATTATTTCTTCTCCCCAAATGCTTGATAGTATGACTGTTGTTTTAGATAGAAGGAAACCTCATTATCAGGATAATTTTAAGGGGAACACATATTACAAAAATGATTTCACAAAAAAATCATATAAAAGTTTCCCATTCGACCCCAATACTGTGAGTATAAGTCAGTTAGAAGAATTAGGTTTACCCAAATTCATTGCGGAACGGGTAGAAAAATATAGAAATAAGGGCGGAAAGTTTAGAAATAAAGAAGATTTTGCTAGAATTTATGGCCTTTTACCAGAAACTTATGAACGCCTAGAACCATACATAACGCTTCCTTCGGCTGAAAATGAATCATTACATACTCCACAAGCCGAGATAGCCGATTTGAATAAAAATTCAGAAAATTACATTGAAAATAAAGGTTTTGATGTAAGAACTACAGAAGTAAATCAAAAGTTTTCAAATAAACTTCCTACTCGTTTTGACCTAAATACAGCCGATACGACTATTTTGAAAAGTATAAAGGGAATAGGTTCGGGTTATGCCAAAAGAATAATCAAGTATAGAGAATTATTGGGTGGGTTTGTGAATCCAGAGCAAATTAGAGAGACGTATGGGCTTCCGCCTGAAACAGCCGATGAGATTTTGAAGTTTTCCTTTGTAAAGGGTGGGTTTCGGAAAATAAAAATTAATCAAGTTTCTTTATCAGAGTTTAGACACCCGTATTTAAAGTATTTTCAAGTTAAAGCAATTATTGCTTATCGAGACCAGCATGGAGTATTTAAAAGCAGCGAAGATTTGAAACAGATAAAAATTTTAGAACCCGAGGTAATTGAAAAAATATTGCCTTATATAGAATGGTAATATTATTCGTTTCAAATTTATTCGACAATATTTTTGAGGATTTATTTCACTATTATTTATGCAAATTCTTTTAGTTTTAACTGATAGATTCTTGTAAAAAACAAATTTGACTTCAGTCACACAATATATTCAGACTAAAATCAAATTTGTTAGTGTAAAAATATTCGTCAGTTTCATCTGACGAATTTGAATGAAATGGCAATGAATAAGGCTTCTTTCAAAATTCTGGATACCTCTATCTTTATAATTTTAGAATTTGAAATTATATGATAAAGAAGGAATTGGTGAGCCAAAAACCACTAATTTATAAGTACTAATGGCTGTTCCTGTACTTCGCACAAAGACAGAATAAGCGTTTTTCTTACCATAAACATTGAATAATGTGAAAGTAAAATGGCTTTTATATCGCTTGTTTTTCATACCGGGTTGATAGATATTCCAAGCAAAATCAAGGCGATGATAATCAGGTAAACGTGCATTATTTCTTACGCCATAATATGGGTAGCTACGTCCTTGATAAACCAGGAAACCTTCTGGTAAAGTATATGGTCGACCAGTACTGTAAGAGAAATTAAATGAAAAATCATGGTGCGAACCTTGATTGATGATTACTGAAGCGTTGAAGGAGTGCGGGCGATCATAATTGGCAGAATACCAATTTCCGAAATTAATTTGTTCTCCAAAACCACTTCCTTCATTTACTTTATTTTGCGAGCGAGAATACGTATAATTTATCCAACCTGTTGCTTCACCTTTTTTCTTCGAAAACATAACTTCAATACCATAAGAGCGATTTTTACCTTGTAAAAGTTGCGTTTCAGGATAACTCGATAAAAGAAAATCTGCCCCAGGTTTGTAATCAATGATATTGTTGGTTAGGCGATAATAGGCTTCAAGCGAAAGTTCATAAATGCTCCCTTTGAGATTATGGAATAAACCTCCCGAAAGCAAAGTACTTACTTGAGGTTTAATGTGTAAATCTGAGGTTTTCCAGCGTGAGGTCGGTAGGGGGGTAGTGGTATTTGTAGCCACTTGTACATACTGACGCATGAGATTATAGCCCATTTTGAGGGAAGTCCGCTCATTAAGCGAGTATTTTAAACCCATACGTGGTTCAAATCCACCGTAGGATTTCATCACTTTATTTTTGGCATAACTTACCATATCTCTCGCCGAAAAGTCGTCACGTGGCTGGCCTCCTTCATAGATTTGTACATTTCCTGGCCCTAGTGCAAGGAAATTAGAATATCTTAAACCAACTGAAAGTGTTGCTTTGGAAGAAAACGAAATCTCATCTTCTGCATGAATAGCCGATTCGAGAGAATGTTCTTTAGGGGTAACAATACTTAAAACACTTTTACTAGTTCCAGGTATTAATTGACCCGGGTCAATATCATAGCGGGTAGTGCTTACCCCAACTTCAACACGGTGTTTATCAGAAGAATAATTTAAGTTACTTTTAATTTGTTTATAAGTAATGCCTGATTGGATGGCAACTTTATTTTCAGAATTTAGCTCAGGAAGCAAGGTCTGCGGTAAATAATCGGCAGAAACAACTGTTGTCTGTAAATTATACTTATTATTGATGGCATAAAACCAACGAGCTGAAAAGCTTTTACTTCTATAATCATATTGAGTAGAAGTAGCATTGATTGCTCCAATGCCTCCTAAAAGTTTTGTTTGGAAAAAATCTTTGCTATAATATCCCGAAGCCGTAACGGTATTTCTACTATTTACTCTCCAAAAGATTTTAGTTACTAAATCAGCAAAATTGGCTTTGATATCTTTTAATTTTGGCGAAACTACCGGCAACATAAAATCATTAAATGCGGCACGCCCCGATACCATTACCCCCAATTTTTCTTTAATTACTGGCATATCGAGCGTAAGGCGGTTTGAAACAAAGCTGATACCTCCATTCATTTTGAATTTATCGAGCGAAGGTTGTTGAAGTGTTACATCCATTACTGATGCTGCTCTTCCTCCAAACCTTGCGGGCGTGCTTCCTTTATAAACTTCTACACTCGAAGCGGCTTCTGATGGAAAAGCTGTAAATAAGCCAAACATGTGGGTAGGATTAAAAATCGGAATATCATCAACCAATAAAAGGTTTTGGTCTGTTGTTCCGCCACGAATATTAACTCCATTAGATGCTTCACCCACACTCGTTACCCCTGGAAGCATTTGTAAGCCACGAAGAATATCCACCTCGCCAATGGCTGCTGGTAGTTTTCTGAGTGTTTTTACACTTAACTGACTAACGCCTAATAGTGGTCGTTGAATATTAGATTCTGCCCCTTTGCTTGATACAATTACTTCTTCAAGTTCATTTTCTATTAGTTTTAAAGCATATACTTTATTAACAATATCTCCTCGTAAATAAATTGTTTCACGGAAGGGGCGATAGCCAACAAACTTTACACTTATGGCATGCTCACCCGATGGAAGAACAATATCAAAATGGCCTTTATCATCGGTTAATGCTCCGAATTTCCCAAAGTCAATATTTATTGAGGCACGTGCAAGAGGCTTATTATCGAGCGTATCTCTTATATACCCACTAAATCTATAATTTACTTGAGCACTTGCCGCCCAACTGATGAGTATAAGAAATATAATATATATTTTTTTCATGTTTGGAAGTATCTTTAGGTAAGTGTTTTTAGTTTATCCAGCCATTGGGTTTGTTAGGAGTTCGATTAAGCCCTAAAATACAGGCAGCAAATGGAGGACGTGTTAGGTCATTGCCCATTGGTTCTGGAGTAAGCGGATGGTCAAGTAAACCAATTGGATTGATATTGAGGCCTTGTGCACTTTTTCTATCAATCCAGTATTTTACAGTACGCACACTTGTAACCATGAAAAAGCCCGCAATTGCTTCATTTGGATTTGATACATTCTTTACATTTCCAATCAGTGCTGCAGGGGGAGTATCTACTAAACTTCCATTATTTTGAACTTGATCGGCCAATAATTTAAAATAACGATAAGCCGCAGGTGAGATTGACTGTTGTTTTACTTCAATTAAAGCACCTGTATAATTATAGTAAGGTATTTTAGCAATAAGTTTATTCGTAATCGGTTGTCCATTTGAATAAATATCAGTAAAAACAAGCAAGTCTTTATTATTAAGTATATCCCAACAGTCTCCCGGGCACATGTAATCAAACATCTGTCCTGCATAATTTCTTTCCTCGCGGCATCTGGCTGGAGCGGGAGTAAGAAAATATCGGCCATTATAGCAGGTTGCACAAACATTTTGTCGTTCCCATAATTTCCAAGACCATAAATAATTATTTTTATCATTGGCAGGGTCTTGTGTATCCAAGTAAATATAATTGGCTGGTTGATAATAATTTTCACCTATTTCAATTCCCTGAACTTTAAATTCATCGTGCATACCAATTATTTCTGGTACTTTAGTTACTTGGTCTTGCTCAGATTCATACTTTGTTCCATCTTGTTTGGTAAATACTAATTTGTAATTAACACCTGTTTGTAGTTTAAAACTACTTGGAAGGGCATAAACACCCTGTCCTTTTTCAGTAAAAGCTATCTTCTGAGCACCTTCAACAATTAGTTCAGCAGTAGCTTTCAAAACTGGTTGAGAATAAGCCGAACCATTTGAGTTGACAGACTCTGTGATTGTAATTGTTTGTTCTTCAGCAGTATCAGTAATTGTTGCATCAACGGTGAGTATTCTTAAATCACTTTTGATATTCAAATTAAAAGGCTCAACACACGAACAGACCCATAGTCCTAGTGCTATGGACAGCAGCATAACTCTTTTTATTATCACGGTAGTAGAAAGGTAATTTAATAAATGTATATTTGACAAATATAAGGATTCTAAGGAAAGATAGAAATTAAAAAACAATGAATAAGTAAATATGAGATGAATCGAAAGAATGTGTAGCTTTAATGTTCATTTATAGTATATTATTTGGAATTAGTTTGGCCAAAATAAAGGCTTAATAGGTGTTCTATTCGATCCTAAAATACATTTTACAAGCGGTGGTCTACCAAATTCATTTGGTATTGGAGGTTCTGCACTGTAAGTATGATCACGTAATCCGATTGGTAAAATTTTTAATTTATTAGGAATATGTCTATCAATCCAATAAGATGTTTTCACAATACTAGTGACCATAAAAAGGCCTGCAACAGGCTCTTTTAAGTTATTTACATTCCTTATGTTTCCAATCAAGGCAGCGGGAGGAGTATCTACTAATGTTCCTGTATTTTGAGTTTGGTCGGCTAGTAATTTAAAATATTGATATGCCTCCTTTGAAATAGATTGTTGTTGAATTTCAATAAGTGTACCATTGGTAGTGTAATAAGGTATTTTGGCAATTAATCTATTACTGATTTCTTTTCCATTTGTTAGGGCATCGTTCATTACATTTAATTCAGTACTTTTAAATATCTCCCAACAATCACCATCACAATAATAATCGAAATACAATCCTTGGTATTCAGGTTGAATTCTACAGCCAGTATTAGGGTAATAACGACCACCTGCACAGGTTTCACAAATATCTTGTTTTTCCCATTGTTGCCAAGTCCAGAGATAATTATTTCCTAATGCTTCTGGGTCTTTTGTATCAAGATATATGAAGTTGCCCGGAAGATATTTTTGATTTCGTTCAATTCCTTCGGGCATAAATTCATCTTTTACGTTTAATATTTTGGGAACTTTTATTAATTTCTCTACAGTCGATTGGTAGGTGTTTCCATCTTCTTTTTTGAAGTATAATTGATATTTTGAACCTTCTTCTAATTTGAAATTTAGTGGTAAACTATATATACCAGCCTTGGTTTCAGTGAATTTAATTCGTTGTGTACTATTTACGATAAGTTCAACTTGCAAATTTTGAACAGGAGTATTAAAGGGTGTGCCTTTGGCATTGGCAGATTCCATAATTGATATTTGCTGCGTAGAAGCAATATCACTGAGGGTAGCATCAACAACTAAAATTTTTAAACCACTCGATATATTTACTTGAAATAACTCTACACAAGAAGTTATCCAAACAACAATTACAATCGTTGATGCAAGAAATTTTAGTTTCATGTAATAGCTCTTTATATAATATTTCTTAGAAATCTAACTGATAACTGAAAACTGGCACAAAGCCATTGCCTGACCTTCGGGGTTCTAGGATATTCTTAACACTATTATACTGAACACTAGTATAATTGATTTGATTAGTAGCATTTTGTACATCAAGAGAAACCACCGATGCCAATTTCTTTCGATTGGTTCGGTAAGACACACGCCCATCTATTCTGAAATAATTTGGAGCAAAAGCCGAATAGTCAGCACCTTTAAGTGGAACGTATTTTTTCTGTTTGGCTGATTCAGTAACATCAAGTGGTGTATAACGATACCCTCCATTGTAAATAGACCTTGCCCCAACTTGAAAAACAGAACCATTCTTAAACGTAAATTCACGCCCGAATGTGAAGGCAGTGCTGAAGCGGTCGTTGAATGCTGAATTATAAATGCTTCCATCGTAGGTTTGGTATTTGGCATCAAATATTGAACCTGTAAGAAGTAAGTAATATTTTTTTGAAAAGAATCTTTCAATAGAAACATCAATTCCCTTATTCTTGCCTTTCCCTTTACTAACAGCTGATGTTTCGGGGAAGCTATCTGAGTAATTAAGCATCCAGTAAGATGAACCCACTTTGGCTTCTACTGGAACTCGGTTAATCATTTGATAGTAAGCTTCTATTGAAAATTTCCAAAGTTTTGGAGCAATATAATTATAACTTAAAATAAAATGATTTGAGCGTGGAAATTGTAAATTAGCATTGGCCTTTGTAGTAATGATTTTTCCATCTAAACTATCTTTTCTTACATAAAAATAAGCACTCATTGGCAAAAATTGGCTATGCAAGCCATAAGCAAAACTAATATTGTGCGATTTTGGAGAACTATATTGAATAGAAAGACGTGGTTCTAAAGAGGAGGTGTTGTTTAGAAACAAGTGCATATAATGCAAACCTGCATTTAAACTTAAACCTTTGGCTAGATTCTGAACTACTTGAGCATAAACCTGACTTGTTTGGGTGTTTCCGCTTCCACTGACTGATGTTTGTCGGCCTACATTGAATTGATTGACATCAGATACGTTGTTTCTTGGAGCTGTTTCTTTGAAAAATACAAAGTCGATGAAGTTTAGAATTGCTCCACTTTTGAAGCGAGTTTTAGGGCTGATTTTGTAATTATAAGCTACTGAAGAAGCTAATCTTGACTCTTCATATTTTTGGGTTTCATAGCGGAAACGAGTATTTTGAAGGTTGAGTGTATCGCTCATTCGATTAATTGAACTTCCGATTGCTGCAACGACAAATTTTATTGATGATTTTTCGTTTAAGTTGATTGTATGTGTAACACCCAGTGCCCCCATATTTGCAGGACGAATTCTATCTTCCCAGTTATCAGATTTTCCTAAAACCCTTTTTTGAGGATCTTCTACAGGCATATAATGTTCTTCGCTGAGGCCTCCTAACCCAAAAATAGTGGTAGTTTTTTTCCCGTCTTTACTATGAAACGCTAAATTGAAAGATAAATCTTGAAAATTATTGGTTACTCGCTCTCCAACTAAATAAAAACCCATTTGACTCAAAAGACCTAAGGTAGAGTAGCGATAATTAACTAAATAAGAAGAACGCCCTTTTTGAATGGGGCCTTCAGTTGAAAAATCAAGTCCTAAAATACCAAATTTTGTGCGATATTCTCTTTTTTGCTGGTTTCCTTCTCTAAATCGTATATCAAATGCTCCTGAAAGGGCATTACCGTATTCGGCAGGCATTCCTCCAGTGAAAAAGTCTGACCTACTCATAAGCTGGGCAGAAAAAACAGTAATTCCGCCACCACCCGAACCCGGTTGGGCAAAGTGATTTGGATTTGGAATATCAATGCCTTCTAAACGCCAGAGAATTCCGAAAGGAGAATTACCACGAACGATAATCTTATTTTCATTCTCATCACGTCCAGCTTTTACACCAGGGTATGAAAGAGCCATTCGACCAGGGTCATTGACAGATGCAGGAATACGTTCGGTTTCTTCAGTTGTGAAAGACCTAGCACTCACATAAGCTAAATCGTTTACAGGACGACTGGTATTTTGAGAGGCTGTAATTTTAACTTCTTGTAATTCTCCAGTTGATTCTTTCAACTCGATATTGAGCGATACTTCTTTTACTGAATTCAAAATAAATTCTTCGCTTAAAAATGTTTCGTAGCCAATAGATGTGCATCTAACTGACTGGCGACCAATAGGTACTTGGGTGATGACAAATTTACCCGAAGCATCGCTTATGGCTCCTTGAGTACCGCCAATAATGGCAACAGATGCCCCAATTACTGGCTGACGAGTTACTCTGTCGATGACATTTCCTCGAATAGTTTGAGTTTTATTTTGAGCGTGAATTTTAAAGAAAGAACATAATAATAGCACTACAAATAGATGCAATAGAGACGATTTCATAATTTATAGGAAGGTTAAGTCGATAGTAATTCAAATGTATAAAAAACTTTTATTATTTCTTATGCTTAGATTTTTTTTGAATACTATTAACTAAATTTATCAAAAAAATAAACTTATTCAACATGAAGAAACACTTCCTAATATTCCTATTATCATGTTTAATCATTAATGTTAATGCTCAGAAATTTTACTTCCCCAAAGCTTATTACGCTGATAGTATTAGTCTCTCGAAAAATATACCGAATTTAGCCAAACAAGTGTTGAAATTTTATAAGGAAGCTGACCAGAGTGTCTATCAAGATAATGCTTTTCGCTTACGAATAGTAGCACAACAATATGATGAAGCATTAAAATCAATTGAAATTTATCGAAGTTTACAAAAGTCATCAGACGCCAAAAGTAATGGAGCAATAGGTGGGCAATTTGAGGTTTTTATTCGAACAAAAATCCGACAACAACAAACAAAAGAGTCTTTTGTGGTAGCATTCAAACCTACTTTTGCTGCTAAACAAAAAACGCTTAATGCAAATTCAAAGCTTATGTTTGAAGAATATTTTGAGATTAACTTAAATAATATCAAAAATACGCTTAAAAATTTACTTGAAAATATTTCCTCTGATAGTTTGAATTTGACAGTTGCTCGTCAAATTTGTAGGGCTTATAATTCTGCGAATGTGTATGCAAATATTTTACCAATTGGTAAACCTATTTTATTGGCTGAAGAGAAACGAGATTTTATCATTAATGATAGTATCAACATAAAAACTCGTGAGGGAATTCTTATCTCTGCGATTATTGTGCGTAATAAGAAAGCTATGCTCAAACAGCCAACAATATTAATTTTCAGTATTTATAATCAGAGTCAAGATAAAAATAGGGCAAAGTTGGCAGCCTTGAATGGATATGTGGGTGTAATAGCATATACACGAGGGAAGAAAACGAGTCCACATGAAATAGAGCCTTTCGAACATGATGCTCATGATGCTTATGAGATGATTGATTGGATTTCGAAGCAGCCTTGGAGTAATGGCCAAGTTGGTATGTATGGAGGAAGCTACTTGGGATTTGCTCAATGGGCAGCAACCAAGAAAATTCATCCAGCACTTAAAACGATTGTTCCGCAAGTATCAGTGGGAATTGGCGTAGATTATCCAATGGAAAATAATGTTTTTATGAGTTATATGCTACAATGGATTCATTATGTGCATAATTCCAAA harbors:
- a CDS encoding glycine--tRNA ligase, giving the protein MSKPAVANSLQDIISHAKEYGFVFPSSEIYDGLQAVYDYGQNGVELKNNLKAAWWKAMTQLHDNIVGIDAAIFMHPLTWKASGHVDGFNDPMIDNKDSKKRYRADQLLEGKAEELEKAGETEKAKVLLAEMGRLLGAEDLAGVRDLIISEGIKCPISGTSNWTDVRQFNLMFSTQVGSVAEESSLIYLRPETAQGIFVNFLNVQKTGRMKVPFGIAQIGKAFRNEIVARQFTFRMREFEQMEMQFFVRPGTEMEWYKAWKETRLKFHKAVGLPTERLKYHDHEKLAHYANAAVDIEYEFPFGFREIEGIHSRTDFDLRNHQELSKKKQQYFDADLDENGKPYGNYIPYVVETSVGADRLFLATFCEAFTKETVGDGENEKERVYLKLHPALAPIKAAVLPLVKKDGLAEKAEAIANSLKSSFRTVYDEGGAIGKRYTRQDLIGTPFCIAVDYQTMEDETVTIRHRDSMEQERVHISELKEKIGYAVSMERILEVI
- a CDS encoding ComEA family DNA-binding protein; translated protein: MKKLTNFIRSLLSVSPSEAKGVVIIFSAIILLILLMFFSEKYFSNSQQSLIISSPQMLDSMTVVLDRRKPHYQDNFKGNTYYKNDFTKKSYKSFPFDPNTVSISQLEELGLPKFIAERVEKYRNKGGKFRNKEDFARIYGLLPETYERLEPYITLPSAENESLHTPQAEIADLNKNSENYIENKGFDVRTTEVNQKFSNKLPTRFDLNTADTTILKSIKGIGSGYAKRIIKYRELLGGFVNPEQIRETYGLPPETADEILKFSFVKGGFRKIKINQVSLSEFRHPYLKYFQVKAIIAYRDQHGVFKSSEDLKQIKILEPEVIEKILPYIEW
- a CDS encoding TonB-dependent receptor, whose product is MKKIYIIFLILISWAASAQVNYRFSGYIRDTLDNKPLARASINIDFGKFGALTDDKGHFDIVLPSGEHAISVKFVGYRPFRETIYLRGDIVNKVYALKLIENELEEVIVSSKGAESNIQRPLLGVSQLSVKTLRKLPAAIGEVDILRGLQMLPGVTSVGEASNGVNIRGGTTDQNLLLVDDIPIFNPTHMFGLFTAFPSEAASSVEVYKGSTPARFGGRAASVMDVTLQQPSLDKFKMNGGISFVSNRLTLDMPVIKEKLGVMVSGRAAFNDFMLPVVSPKLKDIKANFADLVTKIFWRVNSRNTVTASGYYSKDFFQTKLLGGIGAINATSTQYDYRSKSFSARWFYAINNKYNLQTTVVSADYLPQTLLPELNSENKVAIQSGITYKQIKSNLNYSSDKHRVEVGVSTTRYDIDPGQLIPGTSKSVLSIVTPKEHSLESAIHAEDEISFSSKATLSVGLRYSNFLALGPGNVQIYEGGQPRDDFSARDMVSYAKNKVMKSYGGFEPRMGLKYSLNERTSLKMGYNLMRQYVQVATNTTTPLPTSRWKTSDLHIKPQVSTLLSGGLFHNLKGSIYELSLEAYYRLTNNIIDYKPGADFLLSSYPETQLLQGKNRSYGIEVMFSKKKGEATGWINYTYSRSQNKVNEGSGFGEQINFGNWYSANYDRPHSFNASVIINQGSHHDFSFNFSYSTGRPYTLPEGFLVYQGRSYPYYGVRNNARLPDYHRLDFAWNIYQPGMKNKRYKSHFTFTLFNVYGKKNAYSVFVRSTGTAISTYKLVVFGSPIPSLSYNFKF
- a CDS encoding DUF4249 domain-containing protein; this translates as MNIKSDLRILTVDATITDTAEEQTITITESVNSNGSAYSQPVLKATAELIVEGAQKIAFTEKGQGVYALPSSFKLQTGVNYKLVFTKQDGTKYESEQDQVTKVPEIIGMHDEFKVQGIEIGENYYQPANYIYLDTQDPANDKNNYLWSWKLWERQNVCATCYNGRYFLTPAPARCREERNYAGQMFDYMCPGDCWDILNNKDLLVFTDIYSNGQPITNKLIAKIPYYNYTGALIEVKQQSISPAAYRYFKLLADQVQNNGSLVDTPPAALIGNVKNVSNPNEAIAGFFMVTSVRTVKYWIDRKSAQGLNINPIGLLDHPLTPEPMGNDLTRPPFAACILGLNRTPNKPNGWIN
- a CDS encoding DUF4249 domain-containing protein, with the protein product MKLKFLASTIVIVVWITSCVELFQVNISSGLKILVVDATLSDIASTQQISIMESANAKGTPFNTPVQNLQVELIVNSTQRIKFTETKAGIYSLPLNFKLEEGSKYQLYFKKEDGNTYQSTVEKLIKVPKILNVKDEFMPEGIERNQKYLPGNFIYLDTKDPEALGNNYLWTWQQWEKQDICETCAGGRYYPNTGCRIQPEYQGLYFDYYCDGDCWEIFKSTELNVMNDALTNGKEISNRLIAKIPYYTTNGTLIEIQQQSISKEAYQYFKLLADQTQNTGTLVDTPPAALIGNIRNVNNLKEPVAGLFMVTSIVKTSYWIDRHIPNKLKILPIGLRDHTYSAEPPIPNEFGRPPLVKCILGSNRTPIKPLFWPN
- a CDS encoding TonB-dependent receptor yields the protein MKSSLLHLFVVLLLCSFFKIHAQNKTQTIRGNVIDRVTRQPVIGASVAIIGGTQGAISDASGKFVITQVPIGRQSVRCTSIGYETFLSEEFILNSVKEVSLNIELKESTGELQEVKITASQNTSRPVNDLAYVSARSFTTEETERIPASVNDPGRMALSYPGVKAGRDENENKIIVRGNSPFGILWRLEGIDIPNPNHFAQPGSGGGGITVFSAQLMSRSDFFTGGMPAEYGNALSGAFDIRFREGNQQKREYRTKFGILGLDFSTEGPIQKGRSSYLVNYRYSTLGLLSQMGFYLVGERVTNNFQDLSFNLAFHSKDGKKTTTIFGLGGLSEEHYMPVEDPQKRVLGKSDNWEDRIRPANMGALGVTHTINLNEKSSIKFVVAAIGSSINRMSDTLNLQNTRFRYETQKYEESRLASSVAYNYKISPKTRFKSGAILNFIDFVFFKETAPRNNVSDVNQFNVGRQTSVSGSGNTQTSQVYAQVVQNLAKGLSLNAGLHYMHLFLNNTSSLEPRLSIQYSSPKSHNISFAYGLHSQFLPMSAYFYVRKDSLDGKIITTKANANLQFPRSNHFILSYNYIAPKLWKFSIEAYYQMINRVPVEAKVGSSYWMLNYSDSFPETSAVSKGKGKNKGIDVSIERFFSKKYYLLLTGSIFDAKYQTYDGSIYNSAFNDRFSTAFTFGREFTFKNGSVFQVGARSIYNGGYRYTPLDVTESAKQKKYVPLKGADYSAFAPNYFRIDGRVSYRTNRKKLASVVSLDVQNATNQINYTSVQYNSVKNILEPRRSGNGFVPVFSYQLDF